In Microvenator marinus, one genomic interval encodes:
- a CDS encoding serine/threonine protein kinase: MTDDLMFEYGDTEYDDFSFATEAQPQAGLPEKGSVVDGRYRVKRRIGEGGFGWVFEVEHTMLGQSFAMKILHTRLAQDQDWHVRFRQEARATSLIGHENIVFVTDFGACPTYGYYFVMEYLDGQSLADFLERHRQLDLQSVVRFSLAASSALSAVHDLGIVHSDLKPANVMRIERPGRDVVWKFLDFGTSNLVVNSIESESVFGTPAYMPPEQAAGIEVDHRADQFALGCIIYEMLTGEIPFPTERWSDAFAEKRRKQGWTPISNYRKDIPPGVEDVIKRALALKRVERFESVSEFISEFCSAAGQKVTPVGDPLDLRVGAQRGFERSMTAPKVSIPNDAAESMVVLLQEDDSTDELASLMPRIDIVFNSVDRLRREYRRNLVGGGIYVPSDSLPPLGTPVLVNMTLLPKGLNVELEGRVVSHNLQERALPVGFGVALEKKAEVKLQDFLNKSQIAPRFEPNVLVSSVREPSAGDNLSAGEAFLLTRLPDPMRVGQIRQMLAGLPYEVDELIAELSQRGFVLLENVDRTSIKVEAIKRAPSKDRKEEVKQILELADYFERAGNFLGAMDVIRRGVEVESGRVDLRLRLARYYRDFRGNKEAARREAEAALRVEPDNKAVHTFIAGL, from the coding sequence GTGACTGACGACCTAATGTTCGAGTACGGCGACACGGAATACGATGATTTTTCGTTCGCTACCGAAGCCCAACCACAAGCGGGCCTGCCTGAGAAAGGCTCCGTTGTAGACGGGCGCTACCGCGTAAAACGTCGGATTGGCGAAGGCGGATTTGGCTGGGTGTTCGAAGTTGAGCACACCATGCTCGGGCAAAGTTTTGCCATGAAAATCCTTCACACTCGACTCGCCCAAGACCAAGACTGGCACGTGAGATTCCGCCAGGAGGCACGAGCCACAAGCCTCATCGGTCACGAGAACATCGTCTTCGTGACGGATTTCGGTGCCTGCCCAACGTATGGCTACTACTTCGTCATGGAGTATCTGGACGGTCAGTCCTTAGCCGATTTTTTGGAGCGCCACCGTCAGCTAGACCTTCAGAGTGTGGTGCGGTTTTCGCTGGCAGCCTCAAGTGCATTGTCGGCGGTCCACGACCTTGGCATCGTGCACTCCGACCTGAAACCCGCGAACGTCATGCGAATCGAGCGGCCAGGCCGTGACGTCGTCTGGAAGTTCTTGGATTTCGGGACGTCGAATCTCGTAGTCAATAGCATCGAGTCTGAGAGCGTTTTTGGAACGCCCGCTTACATGCCTCCGGAACAGGCGGCCGGAATTGAGGTGGACCATCGAGCAGACCAATTCGCGCTCGGTTGCATCATCTACGAAATGCTGACCGGCGAAATTCCGTTTCCCACGGAACGGTGGTCGGACGCTTTTGCCGAAAAGCGCAGAAAACAAGGCTGGACGCCGATTTCTAACTACCGCAAAGACATCCCTCCTGGCGTTGAAGACGTCATCAAACGCGCCTTGGCCCTCAAACGTGTTGAGCGGTTCGAGAGTGTTTCCGAGTTCATCTCCGAATTCTGCTCTGCGGCGGGCCAGAAGGTCACGCCCGTGGGTGACCCGCTCGATTTGAGGGTTGGAGCTCAACGCGGGTTTGAACGCTCGATGACCGCACCAAAAGTCTCGATTCCTAATGATGCTGCCGAATCCATGGTCGTGCTCCTCCAAGAGGATGACTCCACGGACGAGCTCGCGAGCCTCATGCCTCGCATCGACATCGTCTTTAATAGTGTGGATAGATTGCGGCGCGAGTATCGTAGAAACCTTGTAGGGGGAGGCATTTACGTACCATCCGACTCGCTTCCTCCACTAGGCACTCCGGTTTTGGTGAACATGACCTTACTTCCCAAGGGGCTCAACGTGGAGCTCGAGGGCCGCGTGGTCTCACATAACCTACAAGAACGGGCGCTCCCTGTAGGTTTCGGCGTGGCGTTGGAGAAGAAGGCCGAAGTGAAGCTTCAGGACTTCCTCAATAAGTCGCAGATCGCACCGAGGTTTGAGCCGAACGTTCTGGTCTCAAGCGTCCGTGAACCGAGTGCTGGAGATAATCTCAGCGCTGGAGAGGCATTTCTCTTGACGCGCCTTCCAGACCCTATGCGCGTAGGTCAGATTCGCCAGATGTTGGCGGGTCTTCCATACGAAGTGGACGAATTGATTGCGGAGCTCTCACAGCGGGGCTTCGTGCTCCTTGAGAACGTGGACCGCACGTCCATTAAAGTAGAGGCCATCAAGCGTGCGCCTTCCAAAGATCGCAAAGAAGAAGTCAAACAGATCCTGGAGCTCGCGGATTATTTTGAGCGCGCGGGCAACTTCCTGGGCGCCATGGACGTGATTCGTCGCGGCGTTGAAGTGGAGTCTGGACGAGTTGACCTTCGTCTCAGACTGGCCCGATACTACCGCGACTTCCGGGGCAATAAAGAAGCCGCCCGACGCGAGGCCGAAGCGGCTTTGAGAGTTGAACCGGACAATAAGGCGGTTCACACGTTCATTGCGGGACTCTGA
- a CDS encoding outer membrane beta-barrel protein has product MRYFVLTLILGLPGILFAQEAEPASAPAEAPAEATPVAPPGPAVVQSVEPAATSESSDVSFTLAPHVGVLVPQLFSELESWPIFGLEFGYILPFDVGSMERPLAITLDGMYSQPESSGSAFEPTLGEEGQDFDWELTQRMVIVELAAQWRFMPAAQGLSVYGLIGPRLYLLESVVTASSEGSDFGENAETQTHVGMVAGGGVEYPLGPGSLFGALEFGWSDLNTRVTGDSNTGTLVVDLGYRFMF; this is encoded by the coding sequence ATGAGATACTTCGTTTTGACCTTGATACTTGGGTTGCCTGGCATTCTATTTGCTCAAGAGGCTGAGCCCGCGTCGGCACCAGCTGAGGCACCAGCGGAAGCTACTCCGGTCGCTCCTCCTGGACCCGCCGTCGTGCAAAGCGTGGAGCCTGCCGCGACGTCGGAGTCTTCGGACGTGAGTTTTACTCTGGCGCCCCACGTCGGCGTGCTCGTCCCGCAGCTCTTCTCCGAGCTCGAATCTTGGCCCATTTTTGGTCTGGAATTCGGCTACATCCTCCCATTTGACGTGGGCTCCATGGAGCGTCCGTTGGCGATTACGCTTGACGGTATGTACTCGCAGCCTGAGTCATCCGGCAGCGCATTTGAGCCGACCCTTGGCGAGGAAGGCCAGGACTTTGATTGGGAACTCACGCAACGTATGGTCATCGTGGAACTGGCTGCGCAGTGGCGATTCATGCCGGCAGCGCAGGGTTTGAGCGTCTACGGACTCATCGGACCACGGCTCTATTTGCTCGAATCCGTGGTAACTGCATCATCCGAAGGCAGTGATTTTGGCGAAAACGCCGAAACTCAGACTCATGTGGGAATGGTCGCGGGTGGCGGAGTTGAGTATCCGCTTGGACCGGGCTCGCTCTTCGGCGCGCTGGAGTTTGGCTGGAGCGACCTCAACACCCGCGTAACCGGGGACTCCAACACCGGTACCCTGGTCGTAGATCTCGGCTATCGCTTCATGTTCTAG